ACTCCATTCCCTAGAGACTTACTCATCTTACGACCTTCGGAATCTCGAACCAGACCATGAATGAGCACTGTATTAAATGGTAATTTTCCAGTGAATTCAATTCCTGAAAAGACCATACGAATAACCCAGAAGAAAATAATGTCATATCCGGTAACTAACACATTGGTTGGATAGAAGTACTCAAGCTCAGCTGTATTTTCCGGCCATCCTAGGGTTGAAAATGGCCATAGCGCTGAACTAAACCAAGTATCTAATGAATCTTCATCTTGCCATACATTGGTACTTCCACATTTTGTGCATGTATGTACCGAAGATTTACTAATCATCGTCTCGCCACAGTCGTCACAATAATATGCCGGAATACGGTGTCCCCACCATAATTGACGCGAGATACACCAATCACGGATGTTTTCCAACCAATTTAGATATACTTTTCCATAACGTTCTGGCACAAATTTAAGCTCACCGGACTTTAATGCTTGGATTGCCGGTTGTGCAAGTTCTTCCATACGTAAAAACCATTGAGATTTTAAAAGTGGCTCAATAACGGTATTACATCGGTCATGCATTCCAACATTATGTACATGGTCTTCTATTTCTACAAGATAGCCCTCGTCTTTAAGCCGAGCCACAATCGCTTTTCTCGCATCATATCGATCCATGCCAGCGTATTCTCCACCATTTTGATTGATAGTACCATCATCATTCATAATGTTGATTTGTTCTAAATCATGACGTGCTCCAACCTCATAGTCATTGGGGTCATGGGCTGGTGTGATTTTTACAACACCTGTTCCAAATTCTTGCTCAACATAATGATCGGCAATAATTGGAATCTCGCGACCAACCAAAGGAAGAATCACTGTCTTACCCACCAAATCAGCATATCGCTCATCGTCAGGATGAACCGCTACAGCCGTATCTCCTAGCATGGTCTCCGGCCGAGTCGTTGCCAGACGTAATCGGCGCTCTTCCCCTTTGACCGGATACTCTACATGATAAAAATGTCCATTTTTTTCGATATGTTCCACTTCAGCTTCTGAAATAGTAGTTTGACAGCTTGGACACCAGTTAATTAATTTGTCCCCTTTATAGATATAGCCCTTTTCATAATATTTTAGGAATACATCCAATACGGCTTCTGAACACCCTTCATCCAAAGTAAAACGTTCACGTTCCCAATCACATGATGCACCAAGTTTTTTTAATTGATCTACAATGGTACCGCCGTATTCTTCTTTCCACTTCCATGCTTCTTCCATAAATTTTTCTCGACCTAAGGATTCCTTGTCAACGCCTTCTTTAGCCAACTTCTCAACAATCTTTA
This sequence is a window from Vallitaleaceae bacterium 9-2. Protein-coding genes within it:
- a CDS encoding valine--tRNA ligase encodes the protein MAKELEKNYDPKKMEQRIYDEWIQQGYFHAQPNPEKKPYTIVIPPPNITGKLHMGHALDNTLQDILIRFKRMQGFEALWQPGTDHAAIATEVKIVEKLAKEGVDKESLGREKFMEEAWKWKEEYGGTIVDQLKKLGASCDWERERFTLDEGCSEAVLDVFLKYYEKGYIYKGDKLINWCPSCQTTISEAEVEHIEKNGHFYHVEYPVKGEERRLRLATTRPETMLGDTAVAVHPDDERYADLVGKTVILPLVGREIPIIADHYVEQEFGTGVVKITPAHDPNDYEVGARHDLEQINIMNDDGTINQNGGEYAGMDRYDARKAIVARLKDEGYLVEIEDHVHNVGMHDRCNTVIEPLLKSQWFLRMEELAQPAIQALKSGELKFVPERYGKVYLNWLENIRDWCISRQLWWGHRIPAYYCDDCGETMISKSSVHTCTKCGSTNVWQDEDSLDTWFSSALWPFSTLGWPENTAELEYFYPTNVLVTGYDIIFFWVIRMVFSGIEFTGKLPFNTVLIHGLVRDSEGRKMSKSLGNGVDPLEVINAYGSDALRISLVTGNSPGNDMRFYYERVEASRNFANKIWNASRFIMMYDIENIPETIDLSGLTEADRWILSKANDLAKDVTDNMEKYELGIAVEKLTEFVWEEFCDWYIEMVKPRLYNEADETRQAALWTLKTVLVQALKLLHPYMPFITEEIYQTVLNTQASIMVSEWPTFEDAYHFPNEEESISLLKEAIHQIRNIRAEMNVSPKKTAKAIVVSDQEKVRQIFRDGTKFFEPLAFASEVVVQADKQGVEDDFVSVIIPGANIFIPFNELVDIDQEIKRLEGEKKKLESEVARIVKKLSNQGFISKAPEAVVQGEKEKQEKYEGLLAQVNERLSKLK